A segment of the Symmachiella macrocystis genome:
GTTCGCCTTCCTTTTTGCTCAACTTCAACCAATGCCCGGCTAAGACTCCGGTGAGCACCGTGGCGATTGCCGGAATTGTAGAGAACAAACCTTCCGGGTCGCGGACCTCTTTGTAGAGCACGCCCGGCATGATTATTTGGTCGATGTATCCGCTCAACGTGTGCCCCGGTGTCCAGTCACCGGCACCGAAGCCGGGGACGGGGATAAATCGCATCGCCGCCCAATAGCCGATCAAAATGCCGACGATCCAAATCACCTGCCCGCGGATATTGGTATTCAGTGCAATGAATGCGGCAAACATATAGCTCAACCCAATGCGGCCCAACACGCTGGCATAGCGTTGATTTTCAAAGTCGAGCAGCAGCATGCCGTTAAATATCGCACCAAAGAGCACCAGCAACAGCCCACGGCGTATCACGCGGGCATACAGTTTCGATGGTGGCGTTCCCGTATCTCGTTGCCGTAGCAACGAAAAGGGCATGGCGACGCCGACGATGAACATGAACAACGGAAAGATCTGATCGTAGGCGGTATACCCATTCCACTCGGGATGTTCGGTGAGGAACGCCACCTTTTCGCCCCATTCGGGTTTCATCGCAGCGGCAACGGCTTCGACAAATCCCGCGCCGCCGATGATCCAAAACATATCGAAACCGCGAAGGGCATCGAGCGACATCAGCCGTGGAGAGGGTTGTTCGGCAGCAGCTTTGGGGGAGGCAGCGGGCATCTTCACGGTCTTTCGCACGGGACAGCAGTTCTAAGGGGATCACGGCTGGAGATCATCAAGGTAGCAAAACCAGCCCCACCGCCGCCAGCGAATTCGCCGAATGCTAAGCGAAACTCACCACCGTGTGAGCCGCAGTCACGGCGGTCTTGTTGCGTCGATGCGGCGAAATACGTAACCTGAATAGGTTGCGATCAACGATTCTGACGATCGCGACCAGCTGCATTGAAACCAATGAGGAGATGACCGACCCGTGATTATTCGCTACGCGACCTGCTTATTTTTTGTTATTGCCACACAGATTCTCACATGCGTTGCCGCGACCGCTCAAGAAGCGGAATTTGACTACAACAATGTCCAAGCCCCGCCCAAACCGGCGCCGGGGTGGGTCAAGATGATTGACCAAGGGACGTTGAATCCCGAATTGGCCGGCTATCAAACGCCAGCGGGTATCAAAGTCGAGATCGTGGCGACGGAACCGGAAATCGTCAATCCCGTCGGCATGCGATTCGGACCGGACGGCACGCTCTACATACTGGAATGGGTCAAAGGCAAGTCGGCCGAGCAAACCTACTACGATGTGACCCTTAAAGATGGCACACAACTAAGCATTTTGCGGATGACTAAAGACGTGCCCGATGTGTTGAAAACGCTCCAAGACACAACCGGCGACGGCAAATATGATGCGGCGCAGGTCGTTTTAGATGATCTTGAGTTGTCCTCGTCGGTGGCTTTTCATGATGGCTGGACGTACTTGCCGTCGGTGGGGCACGTGATTCGTCGCAAGCAATCCAAAGCCGAGGGGCCGTTCGATCTCCAGGAAGAAGTCCTGCGTGGATTTTGCGGATTTCACCATCATCAAATCTCCGGCGTGACTTTTGGCCACGACGGGGGGATGTATGTCACCTCCGGCGACAATGACAATCGCGGCGAAGGGGTCGACGGGACGCGCGTCGATGTCATGCGATGCGGCGTGGTTGTCCGTAGCACACCGGACGGGCGGCAGTTGACGGAATTTGCTCGCGGATTTCGCAATCCGTACCGCGACGTGGTCTTTGATGAAAACTTCAACAT
Coding sequences within it:
- a CDS encoding acyltransferase family protein, translated to MPAASPKAAAEQPSPRLMSLDALRGFDMFWIIGGAGFVEAVAAAMKPEWGEKVAFLTEHPEWNGYTAYDQIFPLFMFIVGVAMPFSLLRQRDTGTPPSKLYARVIRRGLLLVLFGAIFNGMLLLDFENQRYASVLGRIGLSYMFAAFIALNTNIRGQVIWIVGILIGYWAAMRFIPVPGFGAGDWTPGHTLSGYIDQIIMPGVLYKEVRDPEGLFSTIPAIATVLTGVLAGHWLKLSKKEGEQKTITLFAAGVACVALARLWNPWFPINKNLWTSSFVLYTTGWSCIALSISYLFVDVWGWKKLAFPFIVIGMNAITIYMVREFVDFPAIFELLFQRGQHKIHPAMWAGGEIFLVWLFLYVLYRNKIFLRL